One window of the Trifolium pratense cultivar HEN17-A07 linkage group LG2, ARS_RC_1.1, whole genome shotgun sequence genome contains the following:
- the LOC123907282 gene encoding leucine-rich repeat extensin-like protein 6, giving the protein MSFFNTPLFSTLFFFLFITTLLCFPNTTNSDTPCPYPCYPPPIGSGTVTPTNPTPSVSTVPPAPPQSGLPYPPPSGYNYPYNPTPPYGGNGDGGNNNNGGGSGGGYGTPPPPDPILPYYPYYYRLPPNKPEDSSASSIIVEKKFVTTILLSLFLVLGFV; this is encoded by the coding sequence atgtcctTCTTTAACACTCCTCTGTTTTCCACTCtgttcttcttcctcttcataaCAACACTTCTCTGTTTTCCCAACACAACAAATTCCGACACACCATGTCCATATCCATGTTATCCACCACCTATAGGAAGTGGAACCGTCACTCCTACAAATCCAACTCCTTCTGTTTCAACAGTTCCACCAGCACCACCACAATCTGGATTACCATATCCACCACCTTCTGGTTATAATTATCCTTATAATCCAACACCACCTTATGGTGGCAACGGCGACGGCGGCAACAACAACAACGGTGGTGGTAGTGGTGGTGGTTATGGTACACCACCACCACCTGACCCTATTTTACCTTACTATCCATACTACTACAGATTGCCTCCTAACAAACCTGAAGATTCTTCAGCATCATCAATCATTGTGGAGAAGAAATTTGTCACTACTATTCTGTTATCTTTATTTCTTGTTCTTGGTTTTGTATAA